The genomic stretch AACTGCGGCGACGTCTTCGATCAGCTCCAGCGTGCCGTCGGCCAGCGTCGCCAGCGACGCCCAGCGCGCCTCCAGCGCGTCGTCCGCCGCAGCCGGCTCCCCCGCCTGCCAGCGGCAGAGCACGGCGATCAACACATAGTGGCTGCGCAGGCGCCCTTCCCCATCATGGTCGAGCGCATCGAGGCTCGCGAAGGCCAGTTGCGGCGTTGCCTCGACGCCTGTCTCCTCGAGCAGCTCGCGCGCGGCAGCGTCGTGGATCGTCTCGCCAGGCTCGATCTTGCCGCCCGGAAAGCCCCAGAGCCCGGCATCGGGCGGGTTGGCGCGGCGCACCAGCAACACCTCGCCGCTGCGGATCACCACCGCGAGGACGGCGGCCACCGGGCGTCCGACGGCCGGCCCGGCCGTGGTCACGGCTGCGCCTCCAGATATTGGTTGGTGTAGTAGCCCGA from Devosia sp. A16 encodes the following:
- a CDS encoding NUDIX hydrolase, with the protein product MTTAGPAVGRPVAAVLAVVIRSGEVLLVRRANPPDAGLWGFPGGKIEPGETIHDAAARELLEETGVEATPQLAFASLDALDHDGEGRLRSHYVLIAVLCRWQAGEPAAADDALEARWASLATLADGTLELIEDVAAVAATATLLASAV